A stretch of DNA from Ricinus communis isolate WT05 ecotype wild-type chromosome 4, ASM1957865v1, whole genome shotgun sequence:
gacaTTTTAATCAAAGTCCTTAGAGGTTTAGGATTTCCACAAAAccttaaacttaatttaagTTGCACTTTGTTATCTTGAATggattttgattaatataagaaCTAATTCATGGATAATAAACCCATCATAGGCCTATTATACAAGGTCCATTAGCTCTTATTTAGTAACCTTTAATTAGGCTCAATATATATGAGCTTAAGCCCAATGCTTaaagcctcattttaatcctTACTTAAAGCTTATCTGTGTGTGAAACAAAAGATTCCTAACATGTTGGTAATTGTCACTACCCgctctgtgggcccgtgaccggcacctagggaatgggtaggcttaaggccaccgaatcccgtagtaagccttaccaatcaataattcaaataaaaagctaataaaatatcataattcaTGACTGACATGCCATAAGTAAATCTATCTGATCTTAAAACATCCTACGTTCATCATAAACCAGAAAAGTCACAACAATTTGAAAGTACTGCGGAAGGTCTAGAgtatataataacaaaaatatggAAGTACAGGTTATTTACAAAAAGTCTGAAAGAGAAGAAGTCGGACTGTCACAATGCAGGATGGCGAAGAACTctaactgtcacctgaaaaataaaattgagactgtcagtgtcggggtgagttaaaatcaaataatcttgtGACTATAGCAgtcttctcagaaaataataattattacaatcaGTATAATATACTATGTACATCAAATACGagtcatactataatcatatcataatcttaaaaataaaatacgtTTTAACATTTgtgggacgagtggctcagtagaatcCTAACCCCAATTACTAGCAGCCTTTAGGCTCTCTTAATTCCAATAGGTctggtgcccagagagcaaagctcgaccagggtccttacatccagcctgaacacttgattccCAACTAAGTCGAtgcccagagagcattgctcgaccagggacctttctCCGGCAGTCAACTTTCACAACCTAGAGGGTTATACTCGACcaggataaaaatccataataaccttgttACCTATCTTTAACCATTAGTGGTgtgcacgcggtcctgatgtaacctatcaggtggcatgttctactgaaGCCTCATCCCAATATCACAATCaacacatatataataatcatagtctaacaaaatcattcaacacataccgaaataaagattaagaaATTCGAACAAAGCAAACATGCAATTTGTGTgtggaaataataataatgatggttgtattaatataacattaactatcaaaataacaatataatattactgataataatattaaaattattctcagtaattaataattaaatgaaattatttatattgtgatactaataatcatgttaaacataatttctaaagtagcatattaaatttagacttGAAAATAGTGCAGAGATtatgtgactttaactcatagttCTAATGCGTTCCGTAGTccgctcctacgcctcggATGGAGCTGGCGGAAGGCTGGATTATCTAGTCacgaaaaatattcaattaatagacattcttaaatttttcctAGATCTGGACTCCTAGAGTAGActgcctaaaattaatttagactcgAGAAATCTGTCAAAAAATCGGCAGAACTTCCCCTAAATTACGGACATTTACCTCCTATAAAATGGGTCCAGAACCTGCCAAAGACACATCAAATATGCTGGAATTAAATAACAGGAGCCGGGCCATAAGAActacattattattttcccgactccgcaaTATACCAcaacacaattaattaaatttaatttatttttaaactagccatcacaagcaattaatagccacaataattttctaacattacaatataattttcagagtctaaataaaattataccaagtcaaaattgtaatatttcgCGCATCCGGAAAACACCGGGGTCCAGAAGCTGGTCCTGCCAACGGTGTCGAAATTCAAATCCACAAGCACCTACGCGAAGCTCGAGTTGTGGGGAGTCCGGAAGTATAAGAATTTCAGCTGGAAAGTGGCTGGAAGGCACCGGATCGGGTCCGAAAAGAGGCTGCACCGGTGATGCTTCCCGAGGCTGCCGGCGAGGATTTTCCGGTGGGGGAGAGTCATTTCCGGGGTTTTTGGGGGTGGGGAGCCCATTTTCAGCGTTGGTTTGCTGAAAAGAGGATGGCAGGCGGTCGAAACAGCATCGGCAGCCCCTCTCTCCTTCGTCGGCGTCGCGCGGAAAGGAGGAAGGAGCAGAAGGCAGCGCTGCAACGGCGGGAGGGGAGGAGAGGGTTGGCAGCGACACACAGGCGGTGGGGAAGGTGGGGCAGCCAGTGGGAAGGAGAAAAGGGGGAGGGAGAAAGAAGGATGAGGGaggaaggaaaataaaagagaaggaAAGGAAAGAGGGAGAGAGGAGAGGgataaggaagaaaagaaaaagaaaaatattttttttatataactattattattattattattattatttatttatttatttattttaaaaaaaatgggtATTACAGtaatgaatatggattatgaattaactcttttaattcaatattaattttctattttttactttaatccAAATTCATAGATCAAGAATGGCATTTAGTAATGCATCATGACCAGCCAAAACTGTAGGGATgattaaaattactttaatCAACCTTTGCAATATACAATCATATAATGTAATTCGATCCTTTCACTAGAGCATAGATGTaagtgtcaactctataattgaatcagtcatatttgttcttgataattaCATATAACATTTTGAGTAAAATCTatgaaatatcttttataatctTTACTCAAATAACATTGGCCAAGAATTTTCATGTTAAAGaatatcaagaatcattagGATAAGGTACcatgatatattattttgagtaataaattctttattgataacttattatcttcatatgaaTCTTATTATACCCAATGACTATCTATTGGACGCTCCAAGGATAGaagaacataagatagtatGAAAGTATAGTGatcctcatataagataatatattgttaTCTGAAGTATAAGGATCAcgtcttacatgattgtcacaAGAGTATTATCCATAGAATCTTAGggtaaattccatatggactaCTGAAAAGGGTCATGTTCAATGAGTATTTTTTCTTGTAACaagcacccatatgcttatctcgGAATCCTTATTTCTCAACCTTATGAGAAAAATTGCTTACTTCataagtaagtgataacacaTTGTGGTAGTCTCAaatgtttgatcaatatccaacAATCAATATGTAATTACTGAATAAACATTGACTATGAACAAAGTTTAGGAACGTATATAATGATAACCTCATCATTAAAAACtcagtttataatttttcttacatttgtatttatattccATGGTGTTCATCTCTAACGCTCTAGATTATTTCTTACTAATACTACAACTACTCATACCATTAAAAGTCGAACAATGCCTTCAGTATAATTGTATATCATCaattatgatatataaattaacatagatCATTTaacaatttcttatttttaaggCATACTCTGACAATCGCTCCTTGTAATGCCGCTAGTGGAAGAGGTGTTAATTTTTGCAGGTGGGTTTTTTCAGAGAGGTAATGGGTATTATTTTGTTGTGATtgaaattacaaaaagaaaaaaaaaagaattagacAGGTTTGTGGATTTTTAGAAGGAGAGAGTAAATATGGACCTTAAGCTTATATTTGTTGCATGTATATAGACTCTTGGCTTATGAGCCAAGCTATACACATGCAAGGAGGCATTTGTTTACATCATAATTTTTTCAgtccataaataaataactgagGCTTAGAAATTAGTGAAACCCAGTCTAAAAAATTAAGTCTAGCCTTTGTGAAAGTTATTGATTAgaagatttaatttaaatagttattttaattattttagttttgtcACATAATTCTAGCAGTTATTTAAAAGGGTAGGAGAACAAGCAAACTTATTTGGAACTCCCTCCATAACAATTATTTAGAACTTTAGCTCGTAATGCTCGTGTTGATAAAGGTTATCATGTTGACAAGGATAATGACCGATTGTTGttcaattcaaatatttagttttttcatTATGTACTTATGCTTTGTGGAAGTTACGGAAATGCAGAAAACATACGCCAACATCACACACAAATTTagacatatatttaataaaaaaattctctcAGTATTTACATTGCAATCAAGCTTTTTTGTacttttaaaacttttaagtaatattattccattattttttcattcatATTTATAGTCATTCATAGCCTTTTTTATAGAGCATCTAAACATTTTGGTTAAAAAGCGTTTGAAAACCCatagtttttcttattaaaagtCAGAAGCACAAATCATTTCTCAACGGTTCGTGTACCACACACGTGACACTCCTACAACCAATTCGCAGCccatagtaattaaaaaagatctTGTTCATCAACTCATGAACCATTGATTTTGTAATCATATTATTAGCAATACAATTTACATAACAACTGTGTCAATAATTGGAGTTCTAGTTGCTCCTCAGTATGAGGTGCGACGTATACAAATAACTTAAACAGTGGCAACCTATATGTGTGACTAGTGTTCTTCTCGCTGGTCGATGGTCATGTTCGCTTAGGCTTATGCTCGGGCTGATGGGTGAACTCAAAGTCAACATGCACAAAAGCTCGTTCGACCTGAGGAAGTTGTTCAAGCTTCTCTTGAAGAGTCTCACCTATGTTATGTGCTTGAGAAAGGGACATGTCCTCTGGCAGCACAATATCTGCTTCTACAAAGTAATGACACCCAAATGTGTATGCCCTAACTGTGTCTATATGCTTTATCTCCTCATGATGATTCCAAATTAGATATGTTAGCTTCGTTAAATACTCTGGTGGGGCTGTCCTCCCTATCAATGACCAAACGTTCTCCATGACCGTATTTGCCCAATTGGTTATTGTGTATAATGCTATCTGCATTTTTGtagttataataattttcatcATGTTACTAtcattagtttattaaataaatagctCAAGCATCAGGTGTCTATTTCCATCCTAATGGCTTATAATGAGAAATGAAGTAGAGTTAACATTGTCACACCACATGAATTTGagtcaatttttaaattatttttgaaccTCAATGagttttgttaatttaattttaaatatttatttctaatgtTAAATATCATCTAATGATATAAATGAGGTCATGACTCGCTCTTGAagtattatctatttttttctcattgtgttacaattattattttttattaaaaaaatgcataaaagagGTATTTTTATTAGAGATAATGTATATCTTTGTAACTGAattgatacatatatatctaGCTAATATTTGTTAGTTAGGTTTTATCCTTAACTGtatttgcttcttcttctcaaacctttttcaatttttaaactttataagattcaaattctcttgatttttattcaatatagAATATAATATCTCCAATcatgttataaaaattaaatatttaagagCTAAATAAGTTAACCGTTATAGTTTAAGTACTTAACCTTTTAGTTCAAGTTACACTAGATTATAGCCAATTGACTTCAATAATTTTAGAGTAATcaataactaatataaatttcagcttaattctatcataattctatatatatataaaattaatttactttagTACATTCTTAATCCTATTAGAATTAAtcagtaattaattaattttattctaattctattatataatgtatttaatttgatatatttctaatcctataagtaattaataaagtataatattatactatttatacATTTGAGAGAGTCCAAATagttcaatataaatttttgtaaaacttaaaatacggaaaaataatgtaatatgctttcaaaatattttgttgatatattaattaatatgttgataataaattaattttttaattaaaatactttattaatAAGACATTGCATATTCAACCAATCTTATTTTGAGATATTCACTAATTATTATGAAGCGCATAATTATGTATTaagatatgaaattattattagaaacataaaaattattaaaacttcatttaataatttaaatttttggatgaaataattctttttaacacTTACTAATATAGCGCCAAGAGGATCAAGCCACCAGTAAAATCTGATAGTTAGAACGGCAGTGGCAAGACCAATTGAGTTGGTAATGACATCAAAAAAATGATCTTGAGCATATGCCCTGACGATTTCATTTTGGAATCTGCGACAATATACCATTAGTATGAATTTAATCAGTGTAACTGAAACCATAATCCCAATCATCCATTTTTCCTTGTTAGGATCTCTGTCCGGCTGAGCCTGCACTTATAAATGCAAAGTCATTAGtatataaaaactttaatCGGTACTTGAGTGGTTCTTAGAATTGTGACGTCTCTGAGTTACAATCTACAGTTAGAATCAATtagtataaaaagaaattgatgtaTACCTGAGTGATGAGTTCTCGTCCCGATTCGAACAGTATTTGTAATCCGAGAGTTGCCATTACTGATGCAAAAACAACTATTCCCTGCAAAACAATGTCTGGATTAGTGAAAGCTAAATCACATTCATAATTCAAATCTCTCTATTCTACTTGTTCGAGTTAATTATTGTTGtaactttagtttttttttttctcattattcttttattgtttgattgccaagaAAGTTGTCGCTCATTCGAGGTGGTTTTAtagtatttacaaatataccattcttatgatgttgtttgcttatattaaaaaatatacatttttttcgagatcattttctcatactcacaaatattgttttttcatatttataaatatattccttttacgggattgttttctcatacttacaaatatatttcatttactcggttttttcttttatgaaatatagtactaaaaaaaatattgaagtgGTATACTCAATTAATGGCCAAAGTGAGATTATTTTAGATAATCTGTACAGAATTCAAATaggaattaaaatatattgctTTAGTGActttattaaacaaaattacTAATGTAGATCGTGTGGTCAAACATTATAGAAAATCTTTAATGGAGATAATCCACTCATAAGTCCATTCTAAAGAATTATGAATTACCTAATTTAAGGTTGATGCCTATACACATTTATTAAATGCCACAAATTTGCAGAGCAAAGTATTTGTTAGGATCGAGGAATGCATACTATTTACTACCCATACgttacaatatacatttatattaaataatttataattctacaTTATATGCTATGCAACtcaacaaaattttaatttctataagaaTGTTGTtgtctaattatttttaattagtcatTTATCTTAACATTGCACGaccgttattatttttttaattataaaattaaatcgatagatttaataaaattttaatatttaatattaatttataaaattttaaaaagtaatagtaaataaattacttttaaatatttttaatatttttaaaaatttcaaaattctattaatagaataatataaaattatttaaaattatttattcattaattttaatattatataaattattatatcaatataattgatattattttttataattaaaagtttattatataattaaaaattaatttattattgaatataatatttaatatataatttaaaatattatttttagaattcaaattactatctaattataaaactaatttattaattaatatgctattgttaggataaaattagtatcattatcttattaaaaaactatttattagttaatataatattagaatataattagtatattattttttaggatttgaGTCAGTTTCTAATTAAGAATGTAActtatgaatcaataaattaataaaaaaaatttaaaataaaaattttatttgtcaaaaattaaaattatatattattaaatttaaatttcagaaattatATAGGTCGATTAGAAGGGGCAGGGTCAGTACAACTAAGCGTGTAACCACCAGCTCCTTTCCTGTGTTGcactgaaaaaagaaagacctAAGAGAAAACACTCTTCTCTTAggtttcttctcttctcttaGGTTTCTTCCTCCCTAGCCCTCTGCCGCccgtgtgtgtgtatatatatataggcaaaatataatgataagTTTTAAACGTTTGATCAAAGTAATTAAATTCCTAAGCTTTAAATCTTAGCGGTGTAATTGAggtattttaactttttgaatgaaagtttagaaatttattaataccttttgttttttaattacttaatatGCTAtcagatttaatattttatgtataatttttcaGAATATCGGGGCAATTTTAGGAACGTAATTCTCTATATGAAtgctttattaataaattcctaaatacttttcagaaaaagaaaaaaaaaactgaactGTAGTTTATAAAAAACAGAAATACTGTCGCTTACTTACTGGACTAACCCAGTTTGGTTACTGTTTTGTTCCTTAATAAAACGAGAGAGAGTAAGTATATAGAATTCAACTGGGAAAATATGAGAGGAAAGGGCTACTAATTAATTACCACAGGTTGCATCCTCTGCTTGCCAATGGGATATCGGTACTGATTGGGGGACCTCATAGCATAATCAGtaaaccataaaataaaaccagACAAGAGATCCAAAAGAGAGTCGACTGTTGAAGCTATTACTGCCATGGATTTGCTCTCAACTGAAGCATATACTTTTGCTATGAAAAGCACCATGTTCGCTATGTTTGATGCATAGATTGCCATTTTCTCACTCCTTGCCACTTGCTTTATTTCACTCTGAAATCCCCATGTGAGTTGCAGATACATTGgaaaatttactttattttcaatcATAAGTATGTCAGACACAACAtgctattttatatttcaagaagaatattaaattataaattaaataaaaccaactaaattgtgacattttaatttacaaatttgaatgctattattattagtattaactATTAGGCTAGACCTTAAAATAG
This window harbors:
- the LOC8286551 gene encoding metal tolerance protein 9-like; its protein translation is MVTSPRTNSLDYRTELLSPPPPGEEPPVTSVPSWRLTMDNIHLPERREESHFSIAYFLKTLKRQREIAEYYRRQEKLLKEFSEVDSFTELGTLPGALSESEIKQVARSEKMAIYASNIANMVLFIAKVYASVESKSMAVIASTVDSLLDLLSGFILWFTDYAMRSPNQYRYPIGKQRMQPVGIVVFASVMATLGLQILFESGRELITQAQPDRDPNKEKWMIGIMVSVTLIKFILMVYCRRFQNEIVRAYAQDHFFDVITNSIGLATAVLTIRFYWWLDPLGAILIALYTITNWANTVMENVWSLIGRTAPPEYLTKLTYLIWNHHEEIKHIDTVRAYTFGCHYFVEADIVLPEDMSLSQAHNIGETLQEKLEQLPQVERAFVHVDFEFTHQPEHKPKRT